The Chitinophagales bacterium genome has a segment encoding these proteins:
- a CDS encoding valine--tRNA ligase, translating into MELPKNLIYAEIEKKWYQHWLDKDYFSSIPDERTPFTIVIPPPNVTGVLHMGHMLNNTIQDILIRKARLQGYNACWVPGTDHASIATEAKVVNLLKEQQGKTKQEIGRAEFLKLAFDWKEKYGGIILDQLKKLGASCDWKRTRFTMDESLSKAVIQSFIDLYNKGLIYRGVRMTNWDPVAKTAVSDEEVIHKEVNSNLYYVKYQIENSEEFITIATTRPETIMGDTAVCVNPNDERYKQLIGKNVIVPIVNRSVPVIADDYIEIDFGTGTLKVTPAHDINDYNIGQKHNIATIDVLNDDGTINKHGLQYEGLDRFVARKKVAADLEEQGLLVKTEPIKNKVGFSERTDAVIEPRLTKQWFLKMDDLAKPALEHVMNDDIQFFPPRFKNLYKHWLENIRDWCISRQLWWGQQIPAFYDENENYVIAKDLASAQKLYQEKYNKTANLTQDEDVVDTWFSSWLWPISVFDGFESDKEINYYYPTNVLVTGWDIIFFWVARMIMAGYEFKNEKPFQQVYFTGMVRDNKGRKMSKSLGNSPDPLELIDRFSADGVRVGILLAAPAGNDILFDEKLCEQGRNFSNKIWNALRLIKGWQVEARTNNNLEPAIALIENKLQQLKENLEQLHSQFRLSEALMELYKFIWDDFCSWYLEFIKPNFGDAIDQTTYNKTINIFNELMILLHPFMPFLTEEIYHQLNETNEDIIVAKYPAINKYDATIINDGEHIKAAITSIREVRNKNQISPKVELKVYIDTNNQSLYNNYEYLIKKTANLSSIEFVNQEVENTITQLVDKDKLYIETGIEIDVEAEKEKIEKDIQYFEGFIASIQKKLSNEKFVQNAKAEIVETERKKLQDGLDKLQALQETLKQL; encoded by the coding sequence ATGGAATTGCCTAAGAATTTGATTTATGCAGAGATTGAAAAAAAATGGTATCAACATTGGTTAGATAAAGACTACTTCTCCTCTATTCCAGATGAAAGAACACCTTTTACCATAGTCATTCCACCACCAAATGTTACAGGTGTTTTACACATGGGACACATGCTTAACAATACCATACAAGATATTTTAATTCGTAAAGCAAGATTACAAGGTTATAATGCCTGTTGGGTTCCAGGAACAGATCATGCTTCTATTGCTACCGAAGCTAAAGTTGTCAATCTATTAAAAGAGCAACAAGGTAAAACCAAACAAGAAATTGGCAGAGCCGAATTTTTAAAATTGGCCTTCGATTGGAAAGAAAAATATGGTGGCATTATCTTAGACCAATTAAAAAAATTAGGTGCTTCTTGCGATTGGAAAAGAACTCGTTTTACTATGGACGAAAGTTTATCTAAAGCTGTCATTCAATCATTTATAGATTTATATAATAAAGGTTTAATTTATCGTGGTGTACGAATGACCAATTGGGATCCTGTTGCTAAAACTGCTGTTTCTGATGAAGAAGTTATTCACAAAGAAGTAAATTCTAATTTATATTATGTAAAATATCAAATAGAAAATAGCGAAGAATTTATAACCATTGCTACAACACGACCAGAAACTATTATGGGCGATACTGCTGTTTGTGTCAACCCAAATGATGAAAGATATAAACAACTTATAGGAAAAAATGTTATTGTTCCAATTGTAAATCGTAGTGTGCCAGTTATTGCTGATGATTATATTGAAATTGATTTTGGTACTGGAACACTTAAAGTAACACCAGCTCATGATATTAACGATTATAATATAGGACAAAAACACAATATTGCTACAATAGATGTATTGAACGACGATGGAACTATTAATAAACATGGTCTGCAATATGAAGGTTTAGATAGGTTTGTTGCTAGAAAAAAAGTAGCAGCAGATTTAGAAGAACAAGGTTTATTAGTAAAAACCGAGCCAATTAAAAATAAAGTAGGATTTAGTGAAAGAACTGATGCTGTTATTGAACCTAGATTAACTAAGCAATGGTTTTTAAAGATGGATGATTTGGCAAAACCAGCTTTAGAACATGTAATGAATGATGATATACAATTTTTTCCACCACGATTCAAAAATTTATACAAGCATTGGCTAGAAAATATTAGAGATTGGTGTATTTCTCGTCAATTATGGTGGGGACAACAAATTCCTGCTTTCTACGATGAAAATGAAAACTATGTTATAGCAAAAGATTTAGCAAGTGCTCAAAAATTATATCAAGAAAAATATAATAAAACAGCAAACTTAACACAAGATGAAGATGTGGTAGATACTTGGTTTTCTTCTTGGTTGTGGCCAATTTCTGTTTTCGATGGATTTGAATCTGATAAGGAAATAAATTATTACTATCCAACTAATGTATTAGTAACAGGTTGGGATATTATTTTCTTTTGGGTGGCTAGAATGATAATGGCTGGTTATGAGTTTAAAAATGAAAAACCATTTCAACAAGTATATTTTACTGGAATGGTTAGAGATAATAAAGGCAGAAAAATGTCTAAATCACTTGGTAACTCTCCAGATCCTTTAGAATTAATCGACCGATTTAGTGCTGATGGTGTACGAGTTGGAATTTTACTAGCAGCACCTGCAGGAAATGATATTTTGTTTGATGAAAAACTCTGTGAACAAGGTAGAAATTTCTCTAATAAAATATGGAATGCACTTCGTTTAATTAAAGGTTGGCAAGTTGAAGCTAGAACTAATAATAACTTAGAACCTGCAATTGCTTTGATAGAAAACAAACTACAACAGCTTAAAGAAAATTTAGAGCAATTGCATAGTCAGTTTAGATTATCAGAAGCATTAATGGAATTGTATAAATTTATTTGGGATGATTTTTGTTCTTGGTACTTAGAATTTATTAAACCAAACTTTGGTGATGCTATAGATCAAACAACTTATAATAAAACTATCAATATATTTAATGAATTGATGATTTTATTGCATCCGTTTATGCCATTTTTAACAGAAGAAATTTATCATCAATTAAATGAAACTAATGAAGATATTATTGTAGCAAAATATCCTGCAATTAATAAATACGATGCTACTATAATTAATGATGGAGAACATATAAAAGCTGCTATTACAAGTATAAGAGAAGTTAGAAACAAAAATCAAATTTCGCCAAAAGTAGAACTTAAAGTTTATATAGATACTAATAATCAATCATTATATAATAATTATGAGTATTTAATTAAAAAGACTGCCAATTTATCTTCCATTGAGTTTGTTAATCAAGAAGTAGAAAATACCATTACACAATTAGTAGATAAAGATAAATTATATATAGAAACTGGAATTGAAATTGATGTGGAAGCAGAAAAAGAAAAAATTGAAAAAGACATTCAATATTTTGAAGGATTCATTGCTTCCATACAAAAGAAACTAAGCAACGAAAAGTTTGTACAAAATGCCAAAGCAGAAATTGTAGAAACCGAAAGAAAAAAATTGCAAGATGGTTTAGATAAACTACAAGCATTACAAGAAACACTTAAACAATTGTAA